Proteins encoded together in one Sceloporus undulatus isolate JIND9_A2432 ecotype Alabama chromosome 4, SceUnd_v1.1, whole genome shotgun sequence window:
- the SLC32A1 gene encoding vesicular inhibitory amino acid transporter, whose product MATLIRSKLSNVATSVSHKSSAKVSGVFARMGFQAATDEEAVGFVHCDDLDYEHRQGLQMDILKADGNGSEEGGGGEAPLEGDLHYQRDGTGPLPPSASKDEGVCSELSGQGKPKITAWEAGWNVTNAIQGMFVLGLPYAILHGGYLGLFLIIFAAVVCCYTGKILIACLYEENEDGEIVRVRDSYVDIANACCTPRFPTLGGRIVNVAQIIELVMTCILYVVVSGNLMYNSFPNLPVSQKSWSIIATAVLLPCAFLKNLKAVSKFSLLCTLAHFVINILVIAYCLSRARDWAWDKVKFYIDVKKFPISIGIIVFSYTSQIFLPSLEGNMQNPKEFHCMMNWTHIAACILKGLFALVAYLTWADDTKEVITDNLPSTIRAVVNLFLVAKALLSYPLPFFAAVEVLERSLFQDGNRAFFPNCYGGDGRLKSWGLTLRCALVVFTLLMAIYVPHFALLMGLTGSLTGAGLCFLLPSLFHLKLLWRKLLWHHVFFDVAIFVIGGICSVSGFIHSLEGLIEAFRYNAED is encoded by the exons ATGGCCACCCTGATCCGCAGCAAGCTCTCCAACGTGGCCACCTCGGTCTCCCACAAGTCCTCTGCCAAAGTCAGCGGGGTCTTCGCCCGCATGGGCTTCCAGGCAGCCACCGACGAGGAGGCGGTGGGCTTCGTCCACTGCGACGACCTGGATTACGAGCATCGCCAGGGACTCCAGATGGACATCCTCAAGGCCGACGGCAACGGCAGCGAGGAAGGAGGCGGCGGAGAGGCGCCCTTGGAAGGGGACCTCCACTACCAGAGGGACGGGACGGGCCCCCTGCCCCCCTCCGCCTCCAAGGACGAGGGGGTCTGCTCCGAGCTCTCCGGACAAGGCAAGCCCAAGATCACCGCCTGGGAAGCCGGATGGAATGTCACCAATGCCATCCAG GGGATGTTTGTTCTTGGTCTGCCCTATGCTATTCTTCATGGTGGATACCTAGgactctttttaattatttttgcagcAGTGGTTTGCTGCTACACTGGGAAAATCCTTATTGCCTGTCTCTATGAAGAGAATGAAGATGGGGAGATAGTCAGGGTGAGAGACTCCTATGTGGACATTGCTAACGCTTGCTGCACTCCCAGGTTTCCCACACTTGGGGGCAGGATTGTCAACGTGGCTCAGATCATAGAGTTGGTCATGACCTGCATCCTATATGTGGTGGTCAGTGGCAACCTGATGTACAATAGCTTCCCAAATTTGCCAGTCTCCCAGAAATCATGGTCTATCATTGCCACAGCAGTGCTCCTGCCTTGCGCTTTCTTGAAGAATCTCAAGGCTGTCTCCAAGTTCAGCTTGCTCTGCACCTTGGCCCATTTTGTGATCAACATTTTAGTGATTGCGTACTGCCTCTCCAGAGCTCGCGACTGGGCGTGGGATAAAGTCAAGTTTTACATCGATGTCAAGAAGTTCCCCATCTCCATTGGCATCATTGTCTTCAGTTACACTTCTCAGATCTTTCTGCCTTCCTTGGAAGGGAACATGCAGAACCCCAAGGAGTTCCACTGCATGATGAACTGGACTCACATAGCCGCTTGCATCCTGAAGGGACTCTTTGCCTTGGTAGCCTACCTGACTTGGGCCGATGACACAAAAGAAGTCATCACAGACAACTTGCCATCAACCATTAGGGCTGTGGTTAACCTTTTTTTGGTGGCCAAAGCCTTGCTTTCCTACCCACTGCCTTTCTTTGCAGCTGTGGAGGTCCTGGAGAGATCCCTTTTCCAAGATGGAAACAGGGCCTTCTTCCCTAATTGTTATGGGGGGGATGGGAGGCTCAAATCCTGGGGGCTCACCCTTAGGTGTGCTCTGGTGGTGTTCACCTTGTTGATGGCCATTTATGTCCCCCATTTTGCCCTCCTGATGGGCCTCACAGGGAGCCTCACAGGTGCAGGCCTCTGCTTCCTACTTCCCAGCCTCTTCCATCTCAAGCTTTTGTGGAGGAAACTCTTGTGGCACCATGTCTTCTTTGATGTGGCCATTTTTGTAATAGGTGGTATATGCAGTGTGTCCGGGTTCATTCACTCTTTAGAAGGCCTCATTGAGGCTTTTAGATACAATGCAGAAGACTGA